One segment of Dama dama isolate Ldn47 chromosome 15, ASM3311817v1, whole genome shotgun sequence DNA contains the following:
- the NKX6-2 gene encoding homeobox protein Nkx-6.2 encodes MDANRPGAFVLSSAPLAALHNMAEMKTSLFPYALQGPAGFKAPALGGLGAQLPLGTPHGISDILGRPVGAAGGGLLGGLPRLNGLASSAGVYFGPAAAVARGYPKPLAELPGRPPIFWPGVVQGSPWRDPRLTGPAQAGGVLDKDGKKKHSRPTFSGQQIFALEKTFEQTKYLAGPERARLAYSLGMTESQVKVWFQNRRTKWRKRHAAEMASAKKKQDSDAEKLKVGGSDAEDDDDEYNRPLDPNSDDEKITRLLKKHKAPNLALVSPCGGGAGDAS; translated from the exons atGGACGCTAACCGCCCGGGCGCGTTCGTGCTGAGCAGCGCCCCGCTGGCCGCGCTGCACAACATGGCCGAGATGAAGACGTCGCTATTCCCATATGCGTTGCAGGGCCCGGCCGGCTTCAAGGCGCCCGCGCTGGGCGGCCTGGGCGCGCAGCTGCCCCTTGGCACCCCGCACGGCATCAGCGACATCCTGGGGCGGCCGGTGGGCGCGGCGGGCGGCGGCCTCCTGGGCGGCTTGCCCCGGCTCAACGGGCTGGCCTCGTCAGCTGGCGTCTACTTCGGGCCCGCGGCCGCCGTGGCGCGCGGCTATCCCAAGCCCCTGGCCGAGCTTCCCGGGCGCCCGCCCATCTTTTGGCCCGGAGTGGTGCAGGGCTCGCCCTGGAGGGATCCCCGCCTGACCGGCCCTG CCCAGGCCGGCGGGGTCCTGGACAAGGACGGCAAGAAGAAGCACTCGCGGCCGACCTTCTCGGGCCAGCAGATCTTCgcgctggagaagactttcgAGCAGACGAAGTACCTGGCGGGGCCCGAGCGCGCGCGCCTCGCCTACTCCCTGGGCATGACTGAGAGCCAGGTCAAG GTGTGGTTCCAGAACCGCCGGACCAAGTGGCGCAAGCGGCACGCGGCGGAGATGGCGTCGGCCAAGAAGAAGCAGGACTCGGACGCCGAGAAGCTGAAGGTGGGCGGCTCGGACGCGGAGGACGATGACGACGAGTACAACCGGCCCCTGGACCCCAACTCGGACGACGAGAAGATCACGCGGCTGCTCAAGAAGCACAAAGCCCCGAACTTGGCGCTGGTCAGCCCgtgcggcggcggcgcgggggaCGCCTCGTGA